In the genome of Leptotrichia sp. HSP-536, the window AACAATTTCAATAATTTCCCTGTCACCTTGCAACGAATTTTTATTCACATGAAGACATTTTATTTCATTATCCCTATTTGCCGAGATTATCCCCGCAACAATCCAGAATGCCACTTGCGAATAATCCCCCTCAACAGTATAATCAAATGGCTTATAAATCTGATTTCCCCTTATATCGAAACTCTTATAGTCATTGTTCATAATCTCAATTCCTGCCAGTTTCAATATTTCCAACGTCAAATCAATATATCCTTTAGATTCCAAATTTTTATTAATAATCAATTTTGAATCGCCATCAAGAAGTGGCAAAGCATATAAAAGTCCCGTAATAAACTGTGAACTAATATTCCCGTCAATCTCATAATTTCCAGGCTTCAATTTTCCCTTCACTTCAAGCGGTAACTTTCCATTCTCATTCTTATAAAAAATCTCCTGCTCATCAAAAATCCTATAATAAGAATCAAGCGGCCTATCCACCAACTTCCCTTTTCCATCGAAAATCAGTTCATTTTCATTTGTAATCCCAATCGGTATCAAAAACCTGATTGTAGATCCCGACTCATTACATTGTACATATTTATCTTTTGGAACAACTTTTTCGCTATTTCCGACAATTTCAAGAGAACTTTCCTCTCGATTAATTTTCGCTCCCCAATTTTCCATAATATCCGTAGTTGTTGTAATATCCACAGAAAATTTTAAATTATCAATTTTAGACTTTCGATTATCCTTACCTTCAGCCAATGCCGCCGCAATTACTGCTCTGTGGGAGTAGCTTTTTGATGGCGGGATTTCTATTGTACCGTTTAATGTGCTTGGTTTTATTTTTATTTTCATAAATTTTTTCTCCTTATTATAAAATTTCCTTTCATTAGGATTTGAAGTTCTACTTAATTTTACTATAATATTACCAACTAAATTTGAATTAATCAGACATTGTCTGACCTTCTTCAATTACGCTGCTCAAACCTTAATAATAAAAAAATATACTAC includes:
- the aroA gene encoding 3-phosphoshikimate 1-carboxyvinyltransferase — protein: MKIKIKPSTLNGTIEIPPSKSYSHRAVIAAALAEGKDNRKSKIDNLKFSVDITTTTDIMENWGAKINREESSLEIVGNSEKVVPKDKYVQCNESGSTIRFLIPIGITNENELIFDGKGKLVDRPLDSYYRIFDEQEIFYKNENGKLPLEVKGKLKPGNYEIDGNISSQFITGLLYALPLLDGDSKLIINKNLESKGYIDLTLEILKLAGIEIMNNDYKSFDIRGNQIYKPFDYTVEGDYSQVAFWIVAGIISANRDNEIKCLHVNKNSLQGDREIIEIVERMGAKLEIFYDYLIVKPSKTKGTVIDISQCPDIAPILTVLGALSEGETRIINGERLRIKESDRITSIKTELNKLGANVAEEGDSLIIQGVEGFRGGVTVNAWNDHRIAMSLAIASTRCEKEIILEEAESVRKSYPHFWDDFVRMGGEIEAIEK